In one Lolium rigidum isolate FL_2022 chromosome 3, APGP_CSIRO_Lrig_0.1, whole genome shotgun sequence genomic region, the following are encoded:
- the LOC124697740 gene encoding probable ubiquitin-conjugating enzyme E2 23, protein MDVAVADEKAAAAYVQLYWLDLLSFRAVRGSGPVYRGLVLQDADALLLVRLDGSLARESVDLKILDRSALHVGQIVVSASDVGGQIGVVTGVTTVLDLAHLNDRGKAKKIIRGVSPSGVRRVRALSLGDYVVSGAWLGRVVEVSLDADIMFDDGAVCRVSDVESTDLRPENPEAFYRPQMNTIFYPRMRVVTGDSAAVFEEARWLNGHWKPDREVGTVVNVEMVGVFVYWIASAQHGTNEQLVLELAPPAYQSPDSLTYFSSAPDCSWGLGDRVFLTDASVSLPDNHHPDDQQQPTAMAVYRTRTTVDVLWQDGTRQHGARSTSLAPSSYMNEHGFFPGQYVVDNACTDDIIDGTTGAGDDNMVATHSGSTARRVGVVRSPNSKDHTVDVSWLHPDNWEVQCDDTVSVYDLGTDPDHSVFYGDVVVRLLSDITGGTPLAHDKSAPDDLSWVGHVVDLHDGHVQVKWGDCSTSTVLPHEISIANKEDYTQLLAKMGDWAEEGAVDATEELCAANMENQQDNPADARTVEGGMIEEGSDGSMNELDGPATTTQNVEVTEHAVTIASHEDPNVGSTLTEGGFALVTRSNASDGEDDSAEDLVVIKATYATRDDDPSKFPRFDIVPSPPADHIYLDTKEQGDSKYGKKWVTMVQKEWKILENSLPDTIYVQAFEDRMDLLRTVIVGARGTPYHNGLFFFDMQLPPSYPAEPPHVYYHSFGLRLNPNLYECGSVCLSLLNTFGGEGTEVWSPGTSSLLQIVVSLQALVLNDQPYYNEAGYEQLVDTLEGHRNALPYSEKAFLLTLRTALHLLHRPPKGFEKFVKDHFCRCGMYVLETCQAYLHGCVATNHGSMKLLCSTGFKIALANLVPRLVTMFKEIGAEDCNLRRL, encoded by the exons ATGGACGTCGCCGttgccgacgagaaggccgctgcTGCATATGTTCAACTTTATTGGCTAGACCTACTGAGTTTCCGAGCGGTGCGTGGTAGCGGCCCCGTCTACCGCGGCCTGGTGCTTCAGGACGCCGACGCGCTCCTGTTGGTCCGCCTCGACGGCTCCCTGGCGAGGGAGTCCGTCGACCTCAAGATCCTTGACAGGAGCGCTCTCCATGTCGGCCAGATCGTCGTGTCCGCGTCCGACGTCGGTGGGCAGATCGGCGTCGTCACCGGCGTCACCACCGTTCTGGACCTCGCCCACCTAAACGACCGCGGCAAAGCGAAGAAAATCATCAGGGGCGTGTCGCCCTCCGGCGTGCGGCGCGTCAGGGCGCTCAGCCTGGGCGACTACGTCGTGTCCGGGGCGTGGCTGGGCCGGGTGGTGGAGGTGTCCCTCGACGCCGATATCATGTTCGACGACGGCGCTGTCTGCAGGGTCAGCGACGTCGAGTCCACGGACCTAAGACCGGAGAATCCAGAAGCTTTTTACCGTCCCCAGATGAACACCATATTCTACCCTAGGATGCGTGTCGTCACCGGCGACTCGGCGGCCGTCTTCGAGGAGGCGCGGTGGCTAAACGGCCACTGGAAGCCGGACCGCGAAGTAGGCACGGTGGTCAACGTGGAGATGGTCGGCGTCTTTGTCTACTGGATCGCGTCCGCGCAACACGGCACCAACGAGCAGCTCGTCCTTGAACTCGCTCCTCCGGCCTACCAGAGTCCTGACAGCCTAACATATTTCAGCTCTGCGCCCGATTGCAGCTGGGGTTTAGGTGACCGTGTCTTTCTTACCGACGCTTCCGTGTCTCTTCCTGACAATCACCACCCGGATGACCAGCAACAGCCCACCGCCATGGCTGTCTACAGAACTCGCACCACCGTCGACGTGTTGTGGCAAGACGGCACGCGGCAACATGGAGCACGATCGACGTCCCTCGCCCCCTCCAGCTACATGAACGAGCATGGGTTTTTCCCAGGGCAGTACGTCGTCGACAATGCTTGTACCGATGACATAATCGATGGCACCACCGGCGCCGGAGATGACAACATGGTAGCTACACATAGTGGATCGACGGCAAGGCGCGTCGGCGTCGTACGGAGTCCAAATTCCAAAGACCACACGGTAGACGTGTCGTGGCTGCACCCTGACAACTGGGAGGTCCAATGCGACGATACAGTGAGTGTGTATGATCTGGGCACGGACCCTGACCACTCTGTATTCTACGGAGACGTAGTCGTTCGTCTCTTGTCAGACATCACCGGAGGTACACCACTGGCACATGACAAGAGCGCCCCCGACGATCTTTCATGGGTCGGACATGTTGTTGACCTTCATGACGGCCACGTCCAAGTGAAGTGGGGGGATTGCAGTACGTCAACG GTATTGCCCCATGAGATCAGTATCGCCAACAAGGAAGACTACACACAACTGCTGGCTAAAATGGGCGACTGGGCGGAGGAGGGCGCCGTTGATGCTACAGAAGAATTGTGTGCTGCTAATATG GAAAATCAGCAAGATAATCCAGCAGATGCTAGAACCGTCGAAggcggcatgattgaagaaggcaGTGACGGTTCCATGAATGAATTAGATGGTCCAGCTACAACCACGCAGAATGTGGAAGTGACCGAGCATGCTGTAACTATAGCTAGTCACGAAGATCCTAACGTTGGTAGCACTCTGACTGAGGGCGGCTTTGCTCTAGTGACAAGAAGCAATGCAAGTGACGGGGAGGACGACTCTGCAGAAGATCTGGTGGTGATCAAGGCCACATATGCCACTCGAGATGATGATCCTTCTAAGTTCCCACGTTTTGATATAGTGCCGAGCCCACCGGCCGATCACATTTACCTTGACACCAAGGAGCAG GGA GACAGCAAATACGGAAAGAAGTGGGTCACGATGGTGCAGAAGGAGTGGAAAATACTTGAGAACAGCTTACCAG ACACCATCTACGTGCAGGCGTTCGAGGACCGCATGGACTTACTCCGGACAGTTATTGTGGGTGCTAGAGGGACACCATACCACAATGGGCTTTTCTTCTTCGACATGCAGTTACCACCATCCTACCCGGCCGAGCCTCCGCATGTGTACTACCACTCCTTTGGCCTACGACTAAATCCCAACCTGTACGAGTGTGGTAGTGTGTGCCTTAGCTTGTTGAATACCTTCGGTGGCGAGGGCACTGAGGTGTGGTCACCGGGAACGTCAAGCCTACTCCAGATCGTTGTCTCCCTACAAGCTCTGGTTCTCAACGACCAGCCCTACTACAACGAAGCTGGCTATGAGCAGCTGGTTGACACGTTGGAGGGCCACCGCAATGCGTTGCCCTATAGCGAGAAGGCCTTCTTGCTCACTCTCCGAACTGCGCTCCACCTCTTGCACCGGCCGCCAAAAGGTTTTGAGAAATTTGTCAAGGATCACTTCTGCCGATGCGGGATGTACGTGCTTGAGACGTGCCAGGCGTACTTGCATGGATGCGTGGCTACAAATCATGGGAGCATGAAGTTACTATGCTCGACCGGCTTTAAGATCGCGCTTGCCAATTTGGTACCGAGGCTCGTGACCATGTTCAAAGAGATTGGTGCCGAAGATTGCAACCTGAGGCGCCTATGA